From Parus major isolate Abel chromosome 1A, Parus_major1.1, whole genome shotgun sequence, the proteins below share one genomic window:
- the SMIM30 gene encoding small integral membrane protein 30 gives MPSTKNTSKLFLVLVSLLLVLPVAEALDAGDTIAFLLGLAVSVIGFCACLGLYARRRNGQQ, from the coding sequence ATGCCTTCAACCAAGAACACCTCAAAACTTTTCCTGGTCCTCgtgtcactgctgctggtgctgccagtAGCTGAAGCCCTGGACGCAGGAGATACCATTGCCTTCCTCCTAGGCCTCGCTGTCAGCGTCATCGGATTCTGCGCTTGCCTTGGCTTGTATGCAAGGAGAAGGAATGGGCAGCAGTGA
- the GPR85 gene encoding probable G-protein coupled receptor 85 has product MANYSHAADNILQNLSPLTAFLKLTSLGFIIGVSVVGNLLISILLVKDKTLHRAPYYFLLDLCCSDILRSAICFPFVFTSVKNGSTWTYGTLTCKVIAFLGVLSCFHTAFMLFCISVTRYLAIAHHRFYTKRLTFWTCLAVICMVWTLSVAMAFPPVLDVGTYSFIREEDQCTFQHRSFRANDSLGFMLLLALILLATQLVYLKLIFFVHDRRKMKPVQFVAAVSQNWTFHGPGASGQAAANWLAGFGRGPTPPTLLGIRQNANTTGRRRLLVLDEFKMEKRISRMFYIMTFLFLTLWGPYLVACYWRVFARGPVVPGGFLTAAVWMSFAQAGINPFVCIFSNRELRRCFSTTLLYCRKSRLPREPYCVI; this is encoded by the coding sequence atgGCGAACTACAGCCATGCAGCTGACAACATTTTACAAAATCTCTCTCCTTTAACAGCTTTTCTGAAACTGACTTCACTGGGTTTCATAATAGGAGTCAGTGTGGTGGGTAACCTTCTGATCTCCATTTTGCTAGTCAAAGATAAGACCTTGCATAGAGCTCCTTACTACTTCCTGTTGGATCTTTGCTGCTCAGATATCCTCAGATCTGCAATTtgtttcccttttgttttcacCTCGGTAAAAAATGGCTCTACGTGGACGTATGGGACTCTTACTTGCAAAGTGATTGcctttttgggggttttgtccTGCTTTCACACTGCTTTCATGTTATTCTGCATAAGCGTCACGAGATACTTAGCTATTGCCCACCACCGTTTTTATACGAAAAGACTGACCTTCTGGACTTGTTTGGCTGTTATCTGTATGGTGTGGACTCTCTCTGTAGCCATGGCTTTCCCCCCAGTTTTAGATGTGGGCACCTACTCATTCATTAGGGAGGAAGACCAATGCACTTTCCAGCATCGTTCCTTCAGGGCTAATGATTCCTTGGGATTTATGCTTCTTCTTGCCCTTATCCTCCTAGCCACACAGCTTGTCTACCTCAAGCTGATATTTTTCGTTCACGATCGCAGGAAAATGAAGCCAGTCCAGTTTGTTGCAGCAGTGAGCCAGAACTGGACTTTTCATGGTCCTGGAGCGAGTGGTCAAGCAGCTGCTAATTGGCTGGCTGGATTTGGAAGGGGTCCCACACCTCCAACCTTGTTGGGAATCAGGCAAAACGCgaacaccacaggcaggaggaggctACTGGTTTTAGATGAATTCAAAATGGAGAAGAGAATCAGCAGAATGTTCTACATCATGACATTCCTCTTTCTGACCTTGTGGGGTCCCTATTTGGTAGCCTGTTACTGGAGAGTTTTTGCAAGAGGGCCTGTAGTACCTGGGGGATTTCTAACGGCCGCTGTCTGGATGAGTTTTGCCCAAGCTGGAATCAATCcttttgtctgcattttctcCAACAGGGAGCTGAGGCGCTGTTTCAGCACAACCCTTCTTTACTGCAGAAAATCCAGGTTACCAAGGGAACCTTACTGTGTTATATGA